In a genomic window of Flavobacterium sp. KACC 22761:
- a CDS encoding RagB/SusD family nutrient uptake outer membrane protein — protein sequence MKKKSFLTRYSLLLIATAFLTFASCSDDFTDRPSEDGISLDSYYSTNDQVSSATNGMYSRTWFQMYNKFWWALEVGSGNMYSGSPDVSGLRTFSLNGSDPELVNGWSSLWANVQQSNMIINFLAARVGPDVDKAVLNNTIGEAYFMRATAYFDLVRLWGPVPIIENPLDYTSNPYVNTNTVADIYKLITMDYLKAIELLAAKTRGTNYANNGHVSKGSARAMLAKVYLYQKDYANAKAMAEAVISSGEFKLLGGDQLPTKSFGDLFTYPNNNNEESIFAIQWKGDGAYGSANNCNTQFGFQDGTLSTSNASYAGVFGPSQEVLLSLYGAGDVRKHETVMVGGDSYPNIKTTQGIGFTVPTGKDLAQASGGGIKKYCIGIVNGSATGQADAWAMMDNNTYKMRYAELLLIHAEAVLGTNASTTDASALSSINAVRKRAGLANLTSITFDDIFLERRKELCFEGDYWFDLGRIDKNKAIAIMSAQNRGDRYAERHYTPVYSQDHATNDFYMDYPDNEVAKNPKLLQAPVPYTFK from the coding sequence ATGAAAAAGAAATCTTTTTTAACTCGATATAGTTTGCTTTTGATAGCAACGGCATTTCTGACTTTTGCTTCATGTTCAGATGATTTTACAGACAGACCTTCTGAAGATGGAATAAGTTTAGATTCATATTACAGCACAAACGATCAGGTTTCATCGGCTACAAATGGTATGTACAGCAGAACTTGGTTCCAAATGTATAACAAGTTTTGGTGGGCGCTTGAAGTGGGTTCAGGAAACATGTATTCAGGTTCTCCTGACGTAAGCGGATTAAGAACATTTTCACTAAACGGAAGTGATCCTGAATTAGTAAATGGTTGGTCGTCATTATGGGCAAATGTGCAGCAATCTAATATGATTATTAACTTTTTGGCTGCCAGAGTAGGTCCAGACGTCGATAAAGCAGTTTTGAACAATACAATCGGAGAAGCTTACTTCATGAGAGCTACGGCTTATTTTGATTTGGTAAGGCTTTGGGGGCCGGTGCCAATTATTGAAAACCCGCTGGATTATACAAGTAATCCTTATGTGAATACAAATACAGTTGCTGATATTTATAAATTAATCACAATGGATTATTTAAAAGCAATTGAATTATTAGCTGCTAAAACAAGAGGAACTAATTATGCAAATAATGGACACGTTTCTAAAGGTTCTGCAAGAGCAATGTTGGCTAAAGTGTATTTGTACCAAAAAGATTATGCAAATGCAAAAGCTATGGCAGAAGCTGTAATCAGTAGTGGAGAATTTAAATTGTTAGGAGGAGATCAATTGCCAACGAAGAGTTTTGGTGATTTGTTTACTTATCCAAACAATAATAACGAAGAATCTATTTTTGCCATTCAATGGAAAGGTGACGGAGCGTATGGTTCTGCAAACAACTGTAACACACAGTTTGGATTTCAAGACGGAACATTATCTACATCAAATGCTTCGTATGCAGGAGTTTTTGGCCCAAGCCAAGAAGTGCTTCTTTCTCTATATGGAGCAGGAGATGTGAGAAAGCATGAAACAGTTATGGTAGGCGGAGATTCTTACCCAAATATCAAAACTACACAAGGTATTGGTTTTACAGTTCCAACTGGTAAAGATTTGGCTCAGGCATCTGGCGGTGGAATTAAAAAATACTGTATTGGTATTGTAAACGGAAGTGCTACCGGTCAAGCCGATGCGTGGGCAATGATGGACAACAATACTTATAAAATGCGTTACGCTGAATTATTGCTGATTCATGCAGAAGCAGTTTTAGGAACAAATGCGAGTACTACAGATGCTAGCGCTTTAAGCTCAATCAATGCTGTAAGAAAGAGAGCTGGTTTGGCAAATTTAACATCAATTACTTTTGACGACATCTTTTTAGAAAGAAGAAAAGAATTGTGTTTTGAAGGTGATTATTGGTTTGATCTAGGACGTATTGACAAAAACAAAGCAATCGCAATTATGTCGGCTCAAAATAGAGGAGACCGATATGCTGAACGTCATTACACGCCAGTTTACAGCCAAGATCATGCAACAAATGATTTTTATATGGATTATCCGGATAATGAGGTGGCTAAAAATCCTAAGTTATTGCAAGCGCCAGTTCCATATACTTTTAAATAA
- a CDS encoding glycoside hydrolase family 5 protein, translated as MKSKACLLTLVLLLIMGNLQAQFVKKHGQLSVKGTQLVDQNNEPIVLRGLSFGWHSMWPRFYNEKAVSWLKKDFNCNVVRAAVGIELGEWSYMKDPQFAKEKLEAVINGAIKSDIYVVIDWHSHNINLKEASVFFEEMSRKYAKYPNIIYEVFNEPDYETWWEVKTYAEEIIRIIRENDPNNVILVGCPRWDQDINLPADDPIVGYSNIMYTMHFYAATHGKELRDRTDAAIKKGLPVFVSESAGMEASGDGPLNMKAWQEYIDWMETRKISWITWSVSDKDETCSILKKSAKSEGKWKDEDLKQSGIKVREFLRKYNSQE; from the coding sequence ATGAAATCAAAAGCTTGTCTTCTTACTCTTGTTTTGTTGCTAATTATGGGCAATTTGCAGGCTCAGTTTGTTAAAAAGCATGGCCAGTTGAGTGTGAAAGGAACTCAGTTAGTGGATCAAAATAATGAGCCAATTGTTTTGCGAGGTTTGAGTTTTGGCTGGCATAGCATGTGGCCTAGATTTTATAATGAAAAAGCAGTAAGTTGGCTGAAAAAGGATTTCAATTGTAATGTTGTTCGCGCGGCAGTAGGAATTGAGTTAGGTGAGTGGTCCTATATGAAAGATCCGCAGTTTGCAAAAGAAAAACTAGAAGCAGTTATAAACGGTGCGATCAAATCTGATATTTATGTAGTTATTGATTGGCACAGTCACAATATTAATTTAAAGGAAGCTTCAGTTTTTTTTGAAGAGATGTCAAGAAAGTATGCGAAATACCCTAATATAATATATGAGGTGTTCAATGAGCCGGATTATGAAACTTGGTGGGAAGTCAAAACTTATGCTGAGGAGATCATACGCATCATTAGGGAAAATGATCCTAATAATGTTATTTTGGTTGGTTGCCCCCGCTGGGATCAAGACATTAATCTTCCTGCAGATGATCCTATTGTAGGATACTCTAATATAATGTACACCATGCATTTTTACGCGGCGACTCACGGCAAGGAATTAAGAGATCGAACTGATGCAGCAATAAAAAAAGGATTGCCTGTTTTTGTTTCAGAATCTGCCGGAATGGAAGCTTCAGGCGACGGACCGTTAAATATGAAAGCTTGGCAAGAATACATTGATTGGATGGAAACCAGAAAGATTAGCTGGATTACATGGTCCGTTTCTGATAAAGATGAAACGTGCTCTATTTTGAAGAAATCGGCAAAGTCTGAAGGAAAATGGAAAGATGAAGATTTGAAACAATCTGGAATCAAGGTTAGGGAGTTTTTAAGAAAATATAATAGTCAGGAATAG
- a CDS encoding outer membrane beta-barrel protein — protein sequence MKKVLHIFAAMLTSSFAFAQDDTETTTSPATTWGGSADAYYKYDFSKQMNGLTSFTNSQDSFELGMASVEAGHTFGKASVFVDLGFGKRAGEFSYNETTDKDINAKFLIKQLFFTYQVTEKFKFVVGSFGTHIGYEVLDAVDNKNYSMSYAFSYGPFFNTGLKAQYTSGKFTAMFGITNPTDFKSAMDAGSSQKTYIGQVGYIGETGSAYLNFTSGSSNPASDENKTQFDLVASKTLSDSFALGFNATYAKTKNDFVSADDGEWFSLVGYANYSFSPSLLLAYRMEYFDAKSAAPSLGTLTGSNVFANTVSLNYKVGKLTIIPELRYDAASEDIFLDKDAMPTGGSIFALVATTYSF from the coding sequence ATGAAAAAAGTATTACACATTTTTGCCGCGATGTTAACGAGTTCTTTTGCCTTTGCTCAAGATGATACAGAAACAACAACTTCACCAGCGACGACATGGGGCGGATCAGCGGATGCGTACTATAAATACGATTTTTCGAAACAAATGAATGGATTAACGAGCTTTACCAACTCTCAGGATTCGTTCGAACTAGGAATGGCGTCTGTTGAAGCGGGGCATACTTTCGGAAAAGCTTCTGTATTTGTAGATTTAGGATTCGGAAAAAGAGCCGGCGAATTTTCATACAATGAAACAACAGATAAAGATATAAATGCGAAATTTTTAATTAAACAATTATTTTTTACTTACCAAGTTACCGAAAAATTCAAATTTGTTGTGGGTAGTTTTGGTACTCACATCGGATACGAGGTTTTAGATGCTGTCGATAATAAAAACTACAGTATGTCGTATGCCTTTTCTTATGGACCGTTCTTTAATACAGGTTTAAAAGCGCAATATACTTCAGGAAAGTTTACAGCGATGTTTGGTATAACCAACCCAACAGACTTTAAATCGGCTATGGATGCAGGTTCATCTCAAAAAACATATATCGGACAAGTTGGATATATTGGTGAAACAGGAAGTGCTTATTTGAATTTTACATCAGGAAGTTCAAATCCAGCATCAGACGAAAATAAAACGCAATTTGATTTGGTTGCTTCAAAAACATTAAGCGACAGTTTTGCTCTTGGATTTAATGCAACTTATGCAAAAACTAAAAATGATTTTGTAAGTGCAGATGATGGAGAATGGTTCTCATTGGTAGGATACGCAAATTATTCATTCTCTCCGTCTTTATTATTGGCTTACAGAATGGAATATTTTGATGCTAAAAGTGCTGCGCCAAGTTTAGGGACATTGACAGGTTCAAATGTTTTTGCAAACACGGTTTCTTTAAATTACAAAGTTGGAAAACTAACTATAATTCCTGAGTTAAGATACGATGCTGCATCAGAAGATATCTTTTTAGATAAAGATGCTATGCCAACAGGCGGTTCGATTTTTGCTCTGGTTGCTACAACATACTCTTTCTAG
- a CDS encoding IPT/TIG domain-containing protein, whose product MKNIKIKYLLPFVMAFMVLGVFSSCSNDEASSSGGGPVITSVSLSKEGTLVPVTVGDPKNYYIIQGTGLSTVSKIYFNDFDTYFNPTLVTDTAIFVLIDEKTPYANSSNKLKLVTKQGTVLYDFVVAPPTPKFNSYNSINAAAGDIVTVYGDYFLNPTVKVGTIDVPVISSTLTEIKFKMPANATDKYVTVTNISGSTTSEEAVGSALYDDVLQGDAGHWMWSGGDTFDTNFKDDKVQGEAAIKFVFGGWNGADMKFNSRDVSKYKAFRVKVKSVSTNTGASVIFVFGGWAYQIKKTITSQWTTIEIPFSDIGNPTTFDQLTLQESGNFGGNTILMDDMGFVLK is encoded by the coding sequence ATGAAAAATATAAAAATAAAATACCTTTTGCCTTTTGTTATGGCATTTATGGTACTGGGAGTGTTTTCATCTTGTAGTAATGATGAAGCTTCAAGTAGCGGAGGTGGGCCAGTAATTACAAGTGTTTCGTTATCTAAAGAAGGGACTTTGGTTCCAGTAACGGTGGGTGATCCTAAAAATTACTATATCATTCAAGGAACTGGGCTTTCAACTGTTTCAAAAATCTATTTTAATGACTTTGATACGTATTTCAATCCAACATTAGTGACTGATACTGCAATATTTGTATTGATTGATGAAAAAACACCTTATGCAAATTCAAGCAATAAATTAAAATTGGTTACAAAACAAGGGACCGTTTTATACGACTTTGTAGTGGCACCACCAACGCCAAAATTCAATAGCTATAATTCCATTAATGCGGCAGCTGGTGATATTGTAACGGTTTATGGTGATTATTTCTTGAATCCAACAGTAAAAGTTGGAACAATTGATGTGCCAGTTATTTCTTCAACATTGACAGAAATTAAATTTAAAATGCCAGCCAATGCTACAGATAAATATGTGACTGTAACAAATATTTCAGGTTCTACAACTTCTGAAGAAGCTGTTGGATCAGCTTTGTATGATGATGTTTTGCAAGGAGATGCTGGACACTGGATGTGGAGCGGCGGAGATACATTTGATACAAATTTCAAAGATGATAAAGTTCAGGGTGAAGCTGCAATTAAATTTGTTTTTGGAGGATGGAATGGAGCCGATATGAAGTTCAATTCGAGAGATGTTTCAAAATATAAAGCTTTCAGAGTAAAAGTGAAGAGTGTTTCAACTAACACTGGAGCGAGCGTAATATTTGTTTTTGGAGGATGGGCGTATCAAATCAAAAAAACAATAACATCGCAATGGACAACAATTGAGATTCCGTTTTCTGATATCGGAAATCCAACAACTTTTGACCAGTTAACGCTTCAAGAATCAGGAAATTTTGGTGGAAACACAATCCTTATGGACGACATGGGATTTGTTTTGAAATAG
- a CDS encoding TonB-dependent receptor: MKKLMTNFIHWNANHRAVPLILFLLLTSNFITAQVKISGVVSDDKGLTIPGANISVVGTKTTASTDFDGKYTIDAPANGTLLVSFIGFDSQKIAVGGRTKINVTLQSSSEDLKEVVVIGYGTQKKKDVNGSISSVKSSDIENLKQVSIDQMLQGKAAGVSVTNNSGQPGGAASVRVRGTTSITGTNEPLYVIDGVPISGDATGKSTSGQTLAGKDGFSSSGGSGNNAMSPLSMINPNDIESMDILKDASATAIYGSRGANGVIIITTKQGKKGTGKVSYENYTSFATVANKLDVLTLPEYATLKTNLAKLWGFQTRQEFSHPELLGPGTNWQDEVYRTAISNSHQLSFSGAKDGTSYYLSGSYLDNEGTIINSGLKRYTVRLNLDSKIKSWLRVGGNLTGGITNERITVNQSFSGLISNTLLQSPDIPVRNVDGTFAGPPTSEQSVTYYNPVAEALTRDNKLIRKNFLGNVYAEAEIVKGLKYRIELAANTEFSENDDFRPSYKWGSQTNLLADLDVRRQNWYSTNIKNLLTYDKTIGKHKFTVLAGQEANDSHWEGLIASAQGFKTNSIHTINLADVDNNTVTQYKGSASLSSLFARIIYDFNDKYSITASIRQDVSSKFDPTTDNQKGVFNAISGSWRLSNESFMEGTRKYIDNIKFRIGYGETGNQQIPNNSYSAMLGTQNSGLGSGFLPSNYPNPNLVWESLNQTNIGIDFTLFDSKLSASFDVYDKKSEGFLFQVPLPLYLTGGGGQYGGVSAPYSNLGTMSNKGFDLTLGYDLRSTGNFNWNASMVVSHYKNNLDEIANGIVLTQEVNTNGYQPVVVTNTTVGNPIGLFYGYKTDGIFKDQAVLDKAPLQFGQAVGTGAGETSLGDVKYVDVNGDGKIDAADKTFIGNPHPKFTYGFTNNFKYKNVDLSIFLQGSYGNDVMNLTKRAGTTNASLYDNQLVDAMDYYSSTNTASNNPRPLADASNTNLLISDRYVEDGSYLRIQNVTLGYSLPQDVISKYKISRLRLYGSAQNLYTFTKYSGYDPEIGSFNQNVLLSGIDNGRYPIARTFLVGLNLEF, encoded by the coding sequence ATGCTCCTGCAAACGGAACTTTATTAGTTTCATTTATTGGATTTGATTCTCAAAAAATAGCTGTCGGCGGCAGAACAAAAATCAATGTTACGCTGCAATCTAGCTCAGAAGATTTAAAAGAGGTAGTTGTAATTGGTTACGGAACTCAGAAAAAGAAAGACGTAAACGGTTCAATATCTTCGGTAAAGTCATCAGATATTGAAAATTTAAAGCAAGTTTCTATCGATCAGATGCTTCAGGGTAAAGCGGCTGGGGTTTCGGTAACAAACAACTCTGGACAGCCTGGAGGTGCAGCTTCTGTAAGAGTTCGTGGAACTACTTCTATTACAGGGACAAACGAGCCTTTGTATGTAATTGATGGTGTGCCTATTTCTGGAGACGCAACTGGAAAATCTACAAGTGGCCAGACTTTGGCAGGAAAAGACGGTTTTTCTTCTTCGGGAGGAAGCGGAAACAACGCGATGAGCCCGCTTTCTATGATCAATCCAAATGATATTGAATCTATGGATATCTTGAAAGATGCTTCTGCAACAGCAATTTATGGATCTAGAGGTGCAAATGGTGTTATCATTATTACTACAAAACAAGGTAAAAAAGGAACAGGAAAAGTATCTTATGAAAACTACACTTCGTTCGCAACTGTTGCCAATAAATTAGATGTTTTGACTTTGCCAGAATATGCAACTTTGAAAACTAATTTGGCAAAATTATGGGGTTTCCAAACACGTCAGGAATTTTCTCATCCTGAATTATTGGGGCCTGGAACGAATTGGCAAGATGAGGTTTATAGAACAGCTATTTCAAACAGCCATCAGTTATCTTTTTCTGGTGCTAAAGATGGAACAAGCTACTATTTGTCTGGAAGTTATTTAGATAACGAAGGAACGATCATCAATTCTGGTTTAAAAAGATATACAGTTAGATTGAATTTGGATTCTAAAATCAAGTCTTGGTTGAGAGTTGGAGGAAATCTTACAGGTGGTATCACAAATGAAAGAATTACAGTTAACCAAAGTTTCTCTGGTTTGATTTCAAACACTTTATTACAGTCGCCTGATATCCCAGTTAGAAATGTAGATGGAACTTTTGCCGGACCACCAACATCAGAGCAGAGCGTAACCTATTATAATCCAGTTGCTGAAGCTTTAACTAGAGATAATAAATTGATTAGAAAAAATTTCCTTGGAAATGTATATGCTGAGGCTGAAATTGTTAAAGGCTTGAAATACCGTATCGAATTAGCTGCAAATACTGAATTTTCTGAAAATGACGATTTCAGACCATCTTATAAATGGGGAAGCCAAACCAATTTATTAGCAGATCTTGATGTAAGAAGACAAAATTGGTATTCTACAAACATCAAAAATTTATTGACTTACGATAAAACTATTGGGAAACATAAATTCACGGTTTTAGCAGGTCAGGAAGCTAACGATTCTCATTGGGAAGGTTTGATTGCATCAGCGCAAGGCTTCAAAACCAATTCAATTCATACAATAAATTTAGCTGATGTAGATAATAATACAGTTACTCAATATAAAGGTAGTGCATCACTTTCGTCTCTTTTTGCTCGTATTATTTATGATTTCAATGATAAATACAGTATTACGGCTTCGATCAGACAGGACGTTTCGTCTAAATTTGACCCAACTACAGACAATCAAAAAGGTGTTTTCAATGCGATTTCTGGTTCTTGGAGATTGTCTAATGAATCTTTCATGGAAGGAACACGCAAATATATTGACAATATTAAATTTAGAATTGGTTACGGAGAAACTGGAAATCAGCAAATTCCAAACAACAGTTACTCTGCAATGTTAGGAACTCAAAATTCAGGATTAGGAAGCGGATTTTTACCGTCAAATTATCCAAATCCAAATTTAGTTTGGGAATCATTAAACCAAACCAATATTGGTATCGACTTTACTTTGTTTGACAGTAAACTTTCTGCAAGTTTTGATGTTTATGACAAAAAATCAGAAGGTTTCTTATTCCAAGTGCCATTGCCGCTTTACTTAACTGGAGGTGGAGGTCAATACGGAGGAGTTTCGGCACCTTATTCTAATTTAGGTACAATGAGCAACAAAGGTTTTGATTTGACTCTTGGTTATGACTTGAGATCTACAGGAAATTTCAATTGGAATGCTTCAATGGTGGTTTCTCATTACAAAAATAATTTGGATGAAATCGCAAACGGAATTGTGTTGACGCAAGAGGTAAATACAAACGGATATCAGCCAGTTGTTGTTACTAATACTACAGTTGGAAATCCAATTGGATTGTTCTACGGATATAAAACAGACGGAATTTTTAAAGATCAGGCAGTTTTAGATAAAGCACCGCTTCAATTTGGTCAGGCTGTTGGAACTGGAGCTGGAGAAACTTCACTTGGAGATGTGAAATATGTTGATGTAAATGGCGACGGAAAAATTGATGCCGCTGATAAAACGTTCATCGGAAATCCGCATCCAAAATTCACTTACGGTTTTACAAATAATTTCAAGTATAAAAATGTAGATCTTTCTATTTTCCTTCAAGGATCATACGGAAATGATGTTATGAACTTGACGAAAAGAGCAGGAACAACAAATGCTTCTTTGTATGACAATCAGTTAGTTGATGCAATGGATTATTATTCTTCTACAAATACGGCAAGCAATAATCCAAGACCACTTGCTGATGCTTCAAATACTAACTTGCTGATTTCGGATCGTTATGTTGAGGATGGTTCTTATTTGAGAATTCAAAACGTTACGTTAGGGTATTCTTTGCCACAGGATGTTATTTCAAAATATAAAATTTCAAGATTAAGATTATACGGATCTGCTCAAAATTTATACACGTTTACTAAATATTCAGGTTACGATCCAGAGATTGGTTCATTTAATCAAAATGTGCTTTTATCAGGAATTGACAACGGAAGATATCCAATTGCAAGAACGTTTTTAGTTGGTCTTAACTTAGAATTTTAA
- a CDS encoding N-acetylmuramoyl-L-alanine amidase yields MIKKHLCYLILAIIITSCSTNPYKSTEKVYDQQLKNLENQITSKDPQSIPAISPVVIDTTYAAQLGIVKDTLSKTGSTHLVNGITTEWIGTVNFNLRKPSFIIIHHTAQDSLKQTINTFTKTKTQVSAHYIISENGKVVQMLNDYLRAWHAGASTWGKNTDINSSSIGIELDNNGFKPFTESQISSLVALLTKLKKDYNIPTQNILGHSDIAPGRKQDPSALFPWKTLAEKGFGIWPDEVLEEAPFDFKIEPALRIIGYNTKNLSAAIMAFKLHYIQTDVTPTLDRKTIDTIYSIYKKQIQ; encoded by the coding sequence ATGATAAAAAAACATTTATGTTATTTGATTTTAGCAATTATAATAACTTCTTGCTCTACAAATCCATATAAAAGTACTGAGAAGGTTTACGATCAGCAACTTAAAAATTTGGAAAATCAAATTACAAGCAAAGATCCACAATCTATTCCAGCAATTAGCCCCGTTGTAATAGATACTACTTATGCTGCTCAGTTAGGTATTGTAAAAGATACTTTATCAAAAACAGGCTCGACTCATTTGGTAAATGGCATCACAACAGAATGGATTGGAACTGTGAATTTTAACTTAAGAAAACCAAGCTTCATCATCATTCATCACACAGCTCAGGATTCTCTTAAACAAACCATAAATACTTTTACAAAAACAAAAACACAAGTAAGCGCTCATTATATTATTTCGGAAAACGGAAAAGTGGTGCAAATGCTTAATGATTATTTAAGAGCATGGCACGCAGGAGCGTCAACTTGGGGAAAAAATACTGATATCAATTCAAGCTCAATCGGAATTGAATTGGACAATAATGGATTCAAACCTTTTACCGAAAGCCAAATCAGCAGTCTTGTTGCTCTTTTGACAAAATTAAAAAAAGACTACAATATTCCGACGCAAAACATATTAGGCCACTCTGATATTGCTCCAGGAAGAAAACAAGATCCGAGCGCCTTATTCCCATGGAAAACATTGGCAGAAAAAGGTTTCGGAATTTGGCCAGATGAAGTTTTAGAAGAGGCTCCTTTTGATTTCAAAATTGAACCAGCTCTAAGAATCATTGGTTACAATACAAAAAATCTTTCGGCGGCAATTATGGCTTTTAAGTTGCATTATATTCAAACTGATGTTACTCCGACGCTAGATCGAAAAACAATAGATACTATTTACTCGATTTATAAAAAACAAATTCAGTAA
- a CDS encoding glycoside hydrolase family 27 protein, producing the protein MKKIISVLVLFVSTLSFGQGNTHNQTGGKFEGLAMTPPMGWNSWNTFGTDINEKLVKETADIMVSSGLAAAGYNYIVLDDGWMTHERDANGDLVPDPVKFPSGMKALVDYVHSKGLKFGLYNCAGTQTCAGYPGTRGYEYQDARFYAKLAIDFLKYDWCNTKGITAPEAYTTMSNALKTAGRPIVFSLCEWGDNQPWEWGKPIGNLWRISGDIYPCFDCEFKHPENWSSWGFMKIAEMRKDIRKYSGPDHWNDFDMMEVGNEMNDTEDKAHFAMWCMLSSPLFSGNDYRKMSKETLAILTNKNLIAVNQDKLGIQGFKYAAEDGLEVWVKPLSDGNWAITFLNRSDVAKKINFDFKKNIIKDADFGYEADFNKVTYKIKDLWKNKEIGTTKKNFISDLASHDVITLRLTP; encoded by the coding sequence ATGAAAAAGATTATTTCAGTACTTGTTTTATTTGTTTCAACATTAAGTTTCGGACAAGGAAATACGCATAATCAAACAGGAGGAAAATTCGAAGGTTTAGCCATGACGCCTCCAATGGGATGGAATTCTTGGAATACTTTTGGAACCGATATTAATGAAAAATTAGTAAAAGAAACGGCCGATATTATGGTTTCGTCAGGTTTGGCTGCCGCTGGTTACAATTATATTGTTTTGGATGACGGTTGGATGACGCATGAGCGCGATGCAAATGGTGATCTTGTTCCTGATCCAGTTAAATTTCCTAGCGGAATGAAAGCGCTTGTTGATTATGTTCATAGCAAAGGCTTGAAATTTGGTTTATACAATTGCGCCGGAACTCAAACTTGTGCCGGATATCCAGGAACTCGTGGTTATGAATATCAAGATGCTCGATTTTATGCTAAATTAGCAATCGATTTCTTGAAATACGATTGGTGCAATACAAAAGGAATTACCGCTCCCGAAGCTTATACCACAATGAGCAATGCTCTGAAGACTGCTGGAAGGCCAATTGTTTTTAGTTTATGCGAATGGGGCGACAATCAGCCATGGGAATGGGGGAAACCTATCGGGAATCTTTGGAGGATTTCGGGGGATATTTATCCTTGTTTTGATTGCGAATTCAAACATCCGGAAAATTGGTCCTCTTGGGGATTTATGAAAATTGCCGAAATGCGAAAAGATATCCGTAAATATTCGGGTCCAGATCATTGGAATGATTTTGACATGATGGAAGTTGGAAACGAAATGAATGATACCGAAGACAAAGCACATTTTGCGATGTGGTGCATGTTGTCATCGCCATTATTTTCAGGAAACGATTATCGAAAAATGTCGAAAGAAACATTAGCAATTTTGACGAATAAGAACTTGATCGCAGTGAATCAAGATAAACTCGGAATTCAAGGATTTAAATATGCAGCAGAAGATGGTCTAGAAGTTTGGGTTAAACCTTTATCCGATGGAAATTGGGCAATTACTTTTTTAAACAGAAGCGACGTTGCTAAAAAGATTAATTTCGATTTTAAAAAGAATATTATTAAGGATGCCGATTTTGGCTATGAAGCCGACTTTAATAAAGTGACTTATAAAATAAAAGATCTTTGGAAAAACAAAGAAATCGGAACAACTAAAAAGAATTTTATTTCAGATCTTGCTTCACATGATGTAATTACACTTCGATTAACTCCTTAA